In Tiliqua scincoides isolate rTilSci1 chromosome 1, rTilSci1.hap2, whole genome shotgun sequence, the following are encoded in one genomic region:
- the NXPH2 gene encoding neurexophilin-2 → MTYSDSIDNFWDWLSNITEVQESLARTKRRPIVKTGKFKKMFGWGDFHSNIKTVKLNLLITGKIVDHGNGTFSVYFRHNSTGLGNVSVSLVPPSKVVEFESSPQSTLETKESKSFNCRIEYEKTDRAKKTALCNFDPSKICYQEQTQSHVSWLCSKPFKVICIYIAFYSVDYKLVQKVCPDYNYHSETPYLSSG, encoded by the coding sequence ATGACATACTCGGACAGCATAGACAACTTTTGGGATTGGTTATCCAACATCACTGAGGTTCAGGAATCTCTTGCACGAACTAAACGCAGGCCAATTGTAAAAACTGGAAAATTCAAGAAGATGTTTGGGTGGGGAGACTTCCATTCTAACATCAAAACTGTGAAGCTGAACCTTCTTATCACAGGGAAAATAGTTGACCACGGCAATGGAACCTTCAGTGTTTACTTCCGGCACAATTCAACAGGCCTTGGAAATGTCTCTGTGAGCCTGGTGCCCCCTTCCAAGGTGGTGGAGTTTGAATCTTCACCACAGTCAACACTAGAGACCAAGGAGTCCAAGTCTTTCAACTGTCGAATTGAATATGAGAAAACGGACAGGGCCAAGAAAACGGCACTGTGCAACTTTGACCCTTCCAAGATCTGCTACCAAGAGCAGACGCAAAGCCATGTATCCTGGTTGTGTTCGAAACCATTTAAAGTAATCTGTATTTACATTGCTTTTTACAGTGTTGATTACAAACTGGTGCAGAAGGTCTGCCCTGATTACAACTACCACAGTGAAACACCATATTTGTCCTCTGGATGA